The Corynebacterium jeddahense genome has a window encoding:
- a CDS encoding phosphoenolpyruvate carboxykinase (GTP): MTASKQFQVPPEIHVESVRAFVSEWAEITNPEKIELVSAADDARLLEEAIAAGEMLRAGKGRYYSRSHPKDTARTEERTFVATADEADRGRYNNWRHSSEVKPLLTSRMRGASAGKTMYVVPYLMAPPGTPLANFALGVELTDDRNVVLQMIRMARVGIEHFDGVSDQDFFVRGVHVTGDLTALQQGTDADERMFVTVADERTILHFGSAYGGNALLGKIAHGLRQASYDGYASGKFLAEQFLLLGIHDRETGVTTHVCGGFPSASGKTNLAMTLPPNGLGDRYRVDFYGDDIAWMWVDDEGKLRAINPENGAFGVAKDTNEGSNPTAMAAIAEGSGTIFTNTAYNEVTGEVWWEGLTPEPPADPAGWLDWTGAKITDRTAEQQNEPWAHPNSRFTIPLERIPNLAEDVSKPEGVVVDAIIFGGRTRDREPLIRAIDNLVDGVYDGLTLGAEATFAADGLDGQLRYDPMSMRPFFSYSEGRYAEHWLKVLGQLKEMPMFAHVNWFQREPETGRYLWPGFRENLRALNWLTQYRDGKVKGRKTPIGVLPLVEELDFTGLEIDAADLDKLLRVDVERWLQETDHRAEHLRELPDMPREIWDAHEALVEALRAEAATDAGGADS, translated from the coding sequence GTGACCGCATCAAAGCAATTTCAAGTTCCTCCAGAGATTCACGTGGAAAGCGTTCGCGCTTTTGTGAGCGAGTGGGCAGAGATCACCAATCCTGAAAAGATCGAGCTCGTCTCAGCAGCGGATGACGCCAGGCTGCTCGAAGAGGCCATCGCCGCCGGCGAAATGCTGCGCGCAGGCAAAGGTCGCTACTACTCACGGTCACACCCGAAAGACACCGCCCGCACCGAAGAGCGCACCTTTGTCGCCACGGCTGACGAGGCGGATCGCGGGCGCTACAACAACTGGCGCCACTCAAGCGAGGTCAAACCGCTGCTGACGAGCCGCATGCGCGGCGCTTCGGCGGGTAAAACCATGTACGTGGTGCCGTACCTGATGGCCCCTCCCGGCACCCCGCTTGCGAACTTCGCGCTCGGAGTTGAGCTCACCGACGACCGCAACGTGGTGCTGCAGATGATCCGCATGGCCCGCGTCGGAATTGAGCACTTCGACGGTGTCAGCGACCAGGACTTCTTCGTGCGCGGTGTGCACGTCACCGGTGACCTGACCGCGCTGCAGCAGGGCACCGACGCCGACGAGCGGATGTTTGTGACCGTCGCAGACGAGCGCACCATTTTGCACTTCGGCTCCGCGTACGGCGGCAACGCGCTGCTTGGTAAAATCGCCCACGGTCTGCGCCAGGCGTCCTACGACGGTTACGCCTCAGGGAAGTTCCTCGCGGAGCAGTTCCTGCTGCTTGGGATCCACGACCGTGAAACCGGCGTCACCACGCACGTGTGCGGCGGCTTCCCGAGCGCGTCAGGGAAAACCAACCTCGCGATGACGCTGCCGCCAAACGGACTCGGCGACCGCTACCGCGTTGATTTTTACGGCGACGACATCGCCTGGATGTGGGTTGACGACGAAGGGAAACTCCGTGCCATCAACCCCGAAAACGGTGCCTTCGGTGTCGCAAAAGACACCAACGAGGGTTCCAACCCCACCGCGATGGCGGCAATCGCTGAGGGATCGGGCACGATCTTCACCAACACCGCCTACAACGAAGTCACCGGCGAGGTGTGGTGGGAGGGTCTCACCCCCGAACCCCCGGCCGACCCGGCAGGGTGGCTCGACTGGACCGGCGCGAAAATCACCGACCGCACCGCCGAGCAGCAAAACGAACCGTGGGCGCACCCGAACAGCCGCTTCACGATTCCGCTGGAGCGCATCCCGAACCTCGCCGAAGACGTCTCCAAACCCGAGGGCGTGGTCGTTGACGCGATTATCTTCGGTGGCCGCACCCGCGATCGTGAACCGCTGATCCGCGCAATCGACAACCTTGTTGATGGCGTCTACGACGGGCTGACACTCGGCGCCGAGGCGACTTTCGCAGCGGACGGGCTTGACGGGCAGCTGCGTTACGACCCGATGTCGATGCGTCCGTTCTTCTCGTACTCCGAGGGTCGCTACGCCGAACACTGGCTTAAAGTGCTCGGGCAGCTGAAAGAGATGCCGATGTTTGCCCACGTCAACTGGTTCCAGCGCGAACCCGAAACCGGTCGTTACCTGTGGCCGGGCTTCCGCGAGAACCTGCGCGCGCTGAACTGGCTCACACAGTACCGCGACGGCAAAGTCAAGGGACGCAAAACCCCGATCGGCGTGCTCCCGCTTGTTGAAGAGCTCGACTTTACCGGTCTCGAAATCGACGCGGCGGATCTCGACAAACTGCTGCGGGTTGACGTTGAACGCTGGCTGCAGGAAACCGATCACCGCGCTGAGCACCTGCGCGAGCTGCCCGATATGCCGCGCGAAATCTGGGACGCACACGAGGCGCTTGTCGAGGCGTTGCGGGCCGAGGCGGCAACTGACGCAGGGGGCGCAGACAGCTAG
- a CDS encoding NADPH-dependent FMN reductase — protein MTKRVSVIVGSLRRGSFARKIAHNLIPMFPEGYEAKIVEIRDLPLYDFDYDDPEVTDKPVPAEYTEFRETIKASDGVLFVTPENNRTIPACLKNAVDIGSKPNADVAWKGLPAGIVSHSVGRMGGYSSQKNLRLALSYFDMPTLGQPEVFLSQSPELFGDGDKITRESTVEFLQKYIDRFAELIEKTSRD, from the coding sequence ATGACGAAGCGCGTGAGTGTGATTGTTGGGAGCCTGCGTCGTGGCTCCTTTGCCCGTAAGATTGCGCACAACCTGATTCCGATGTTCCCTGAGGGGTACGAGGCGAAGATCGTGGAGATCCGCGACCTGCCGCTGTACGATTTCGACTACGACGACCCAGAGGTCACCGACAAGCCGGTGCCGGCGGAGTACACGGAGTTCCGCGAGACGATTAAGGCCTCTGACGGGGTGCTGTTTGTGACCCCGGAGAACAACCGCACCATCCCGGCGTGCCTGAAAAACGCGGTGGATATTGGGTCGAAACCCAACGCCGACGTTGCGTGGAAGGGACTCCCGGCGGGAATTGTGAGCCACTCTGTTGGACGCATGGGCGGGTACTCGTCGCAGAAGAACCTGCGCCTTGCGCTTTCCTACTTCGACATGCCAACGCTTGGCCAGCCCGAGGTGTTCCTGTCGCAGTCGCCTGAGCTTTTCGGTGACGGGGATAAGATCACCCGCGAGTCAACCGTTGAGTTCCTGCAGAAATACATTGACCGCTTCGCTGAGCTGATCGAAAAAACCAGCCGCGATTAG
- a CDS encoding peptidase dimerization domain-containing protein: MADRQIDSTSASGSGGHGSEPETTIDPVVMAAATVMRLQTVVSREISPRDTAVVTVGRIEAGSKNNIIPESASLGLSVRSFSETVRERLVAGIQRVIEAEAAASNAPRPPKIEFGDRFPVTYNDPEITEELNAVFVDAFGEDAFFAPGALSGSEDVGVLATAAGVPLVYWMLGGHDAAEYAAAEAAGTVHTDVPSNHSPHYAPVIDPTLQRGVAALVLATRHWLDR; encoded by the coding sequence GTGGCCGACCGCCAGATCGACTCCACCTCTGCCTCGGGCAGCGGCGGTCACGGCTCGGAACCGGAGACAACGATCGACCCGGTGGTGATGGCGGCGGCCACGGTGATGCGTTTACAAACCGTGGTGTCGCGGGAGATCAGCCCGCGTGACACCGCGGTTGTGACTGTCGGGCGGATCGAGGCCGGGAGCAAAAACAACATCATCCCGGAGTCCGCCTCGCTCGGGCTGAGCGTCCGCAGCTTCAGCGAGACCGTGCGCGAGCGCCTGGTTGCGGGAATCCAGCGCGTCATCGAGGCCGAGGCCGCGGCGTCAAACGCTCCAAGGCCACCGAAGATTGAGTTCGGTGACCGTTTCCCGGTCACCTATAACGACCCGGAGATCACGGAGGAACTGAACGCGGTCTTTGTTGACGCCTTCGGGGAGGACGCGTTTTTCGCACCCGGCGCGCTCTCCGGAAGCGAAGACGTCGGAGTGCTCGCCACAGCCGCGGGGGTGCCGCTTGTGTACTGGATGCTCGGCGGTCACGACGCCGCGGAGTACGCCGCGGCGGAGGCGGCGGGAACGGTCCACACCGATGTGCCGTCGAACCACTCACCGCACTACGCACCCGTCATCGATCCGACGCTGCAGCGCGGTGTTGCAGCGCTTGTGCTCGCCACAAGGCACTGGCTCGACCGCTAG
- a CDS encoding DNA primase family protein yields MESIWRSATRFAKTVENQPGYVPPEDFEASLDSVRPADYSDVGQAHALTKAYPDTLRYSEATDWLVYYDGVWYESAPAAQAVAQELTERQLAEAHELLEDAKDQLAATGAAMLLASMSKAKAQAMFNAAQQEAFAAFEDAKTYAAYALKRRESRGITNCLKEARPMLLTTPEQLDADPYLLNTPSGTYDLRHGTMSRHDHDPADLVTKQTSLDPGTDGAHLWQEALEVFFQGDAELIAYVQRIVGLAAIGQVFVEALVIAYGDGRNGKSTFWNTIARVLGTYAGNMSADVLTIGGMRNVKPELAEAKGKRLIISAESEEGVRMSTSVVKQLASTDQIYAEKKYKAPFAFTPSHTLILYTNHLPRVGAMDAGIWRRLIVIPFEAKIEGQSDIKNYADYLYTQAGGAILAWIMEGARLIHAENYHLKAPARVVAASSAYREENNWFAQFLDTHCDIDEHLSERAGDLYQTYRAWAMNTAGWARPMVDFNATVEHHGFTRKRTMHGMFVHGLALKNEFDN; encoded by the coding sequence GTGGAGTCGATCTGGCGGTCGGCCACCCGGTTCGCCAAGACGGTCGAGAACCAGCCCGGGTATGTGCCACCAGAGGATTTTGAGGCGAGCCTGGATTCGGTACGCCCCGCCGATTACAGCGACGTCGGCCAAGCCCACGCCCTAACCAAGGCCTATCCGGACACGCTGCGCTACTCGGAGGCCACCGACTGGCTCGTCTATTACGACGGTGTCTGGTACGAATCCGCACCCGCAGCCCAAGCCGTCGCCCAGGAGCTCACCGAACGCCAACTGGCCGAGGCCCACGAGCTGCTCGAAGACGCCAAAGACCAGCTCGCCGCCACGGGGGCTGCCATGTTGTTGGCGTCGATGTCGAAGGCGAAAGCCCAGGCCATGTTCAACGCCGCCCAACAGGAGGCGTTCGCCGCGTTCGAGGACGCGAAAACCTATGCGGCCTACGCGCTCAAACGCCGAGAATCACGCGGGATCACCAACTGCCTGAAAGAAGCCCGCCCCATGCTGCTGACCACCCCTGAGCAGCTCGATGCCGACCCGTATCTGCTCAACACCCCATCAGGCACCTACGATCTGCGCCACGGGACCATGTCGCGCCACGACCATGATCCGGCGGATCTGGTGACCAAGCAGACCAGCCTCGACCCGGGCACCGACGGCGCGCACCTGTGGCAGGAAGCCCTCGAGGTGTTCTTCCAAGGCGATGCCGAGCTCATCGCCTACGTGCAGCGCATCGTCGGCCTTGCTGCAATCGGGCAAGTCTTCGTCGAAGCCCTCGTCATCGCTTACGGAGATGGTCGCAACGGCAAATCGACGTTCTGGAACACCATCGCCAGAGTCTTAGGCACGTATGCAGGCAACATGAGTGCTGATGTGCTCACGATCGGTGGGATGCGCAACGTCAAACCGGAGCTGGCTGAGGCCAAAGGCAAACGCCTCATCATCTCCGCCGAGTCCGAAGAAGGCGTGCGCATGTCCACCTCCGTGGTCAAGCAGCTGGCTTCCACCGATCAGATCTACGCGGAGAAGAAGTACAAGGCACCGTTTGCTTTCACCCCCTCGCACACCTTGATTCTCTACACGAACCATCTGCCCAGGGTGGGTGCGATGGATGCGGGCATCTGGCGCAGGCTCATCGTCATCCCCTTCGAAGCGAAGATCGAAGGCCAAAGCGACATCAAAAACTATGCCGACTACCTCTACACGCAGGCCGGCGGGGCGATCCTGGCCTGGATTATGGAAGGTGCGCGCCTCATCCACGCCGAGAACTACCACCTGAAGGCCCCGGCACGCGTGGTGGCCGCATCGAGCGCGTATCGGGAGGAGAACAACTGGTTCGCCCAGTTCCTTGACACCCACTGCGACATCGACGAGCACCTGTCTGAACGCGCCGGAGACCTCTATCAGACCTACCGAGCGTGGGCGATGAACACTGCTGGGTGGGCGCGTCCCATGGTCGATTTCAACGCCACCGTCGAACACCACGGCTTCACACGTAAAAGGACGATGCACGGCATGTTCGTCCACGGTTTGGCCTTGAAGAACGAGTTCGACAACTAA
- a CDS encoding VRR-NUC domain-containing protein — translation MNEHAIEQHLKKAVEAIGGLCWKFTSPGTAGVPDRICIHRGRVIFVELKAPGRLPRPIQRRRIQQLKEHGVDAVVVDNIDAIQEVADALRAA, via the coding sequence ATGAACGAGCACGCAATCGAACAACACTTGAAAAAAGCCGTTGAGGCGATCGGTGGCCTGTGCTGGAAATTCACCAGCCCCGGCACCGCAGGGGTCCCAGACCGCATCTGCATCCATCGCGGACGCGTCATCTTCGTCGAACTCAAAGCCCCCGGACGCCTCCCACGCCCCATCCAACGCCGCCGCATCCAGCAGCTCAAAGAGCACGGCGTTGATGCGGTCGTCGTTGACAACATTGACGCGATCCAGGAGGTGGCTGATGCGCTACGAGCCGCATGA
- a CDS encoding SNF2-related protein — MRYEPHDYQRQATAFVEDHPQAAILLGMGLGKTVITLTAIWNLLLDSFQARRVLIVAPLRVARDTWPAEATKWDHLAGLIIAVAVGSKTQRVDALATEAMVTVINRENVPWLVRHLGKVWPFDMVVIDELSSFKNHRAQRFKALASVRPRLTRIVGLTGTPAANGLMDLWAQFRLLDEGQRLGRFITHYRNRWFVPDRRNGQQIFTYKPAPGAEDEIYEAISDITLSMRTTDYLRLPELTVTTTLVDLEPKERKAYERLRDEMVLDLDGQVIDAANAAALSGKLLQLASGAIYDEDGNTVVVHDRKLDALEDLVEAANGQPLLVAYWFKHDRERITERFPGECPIVCVRGLGLHVVREPVGISHG, encoded by the coding sequence ATGCGCTACGAGCCGCATGACTACCAACGACAGGCCACCGCCTTCGTTGAAGACCACCCGCAGGCCGCGATCCTGCTCGGGATGGGGCTAGGCAAGACGGTGATCACCTTGACGGCAATCTGGAACCTGCTGCTGGACTCCTTCCAGGCCCGCCGCGTCCTCATCGTCGCACCCCTGCGAGTCGCCCGCGATACCTGGCCCGCCGAGGCCACCAAATGGGACCACCTGGCAGGACTCATCATTGCCGTCGCCGTCGGGTCGAAAACCCAGCGGGTGGACGCGCTTGCCACCGAGGCGATGGTGACCGTCATCAACCGCGAAAACGTGCCCTGGCTGGTGCGCCACCTCGGCAAAGTCTGGCCGTTCGACATGGTCGTCATCGACGAGCTGAGCTCGTTTAAGAACCACCGGGCGCAACGGTTCAAAGCACTCGCCTCCGTGCGGCCACGTCTCACCCGGATCGTGGGACTGACCGGCACGCCAGCAGCCAACGGGCTGATGGACCTGTGGGCGCAGTTCCGTCTCCTTGATGAGGGCCAGCGCCTCGGCAGGTTCATCACCCACTACCGCAACCGCTGGTTCGTACCCGATCGGCGAAACGGCCAGCAGATCTTCACCTACAAGCCCGCACCCGGTGCCGAGGACGAGATCTACGAGGCGATCAGCGACATCACCTTGTCGATGCGCACCACCGACTACCTGCGCCTGCCCGAGCTGACGGTCACCACGACGCTCGTCGACCTCGAACCGAAGGAGCGCAAAGCCTACGAGCGGTTGCGAGATGAGATGGTGCTCGACCTCGACGGGCAGGTCATCGATGCCGCGAACGCCGCAGCACTGTCAGGCAAGCTGCTACAGCTGGCCTCCGGTGCGATCTACGACGAGGACGGCAACACCGTGGTGGTGCACGACCGCAAGCTCGACGCGCTCGAAGACCTCGTGGAGGCGGCCAACGGCCAGCCGCTGCTCGTGGCCTACTGGTTCAAACACGACCGTGAGCGCATCACCGAACGCTTCCCTGGAGAGTGTCCGATTGTTTGTGTGCGGGGGCTTGGTTTACATGTAGTCCGCGAACCGGTCGGGATAAGCCACGGCTAG
- a CDS encoding IS256 family transposase, whose product MTTVPPKKGYDPSRVNAISEKLMDNPELAKLIGELSTSTDDASELVKGLLQASINAGLQAEMDAHLGYEHSDRKAKAQVEDVGGGNHRNGSYTKTVDSGYGPLEVTMPRDRAGTFRPQMVPKGARRLTELDDMIISLYAGGMTVRDIQHHLATTLGVDMSPDTISTITDAVLNEVMIWQNRQLDEFYPVIFLDALRVKIRDGHRVVNKSCYMAVGVDMDGIKHILGLWIADNEGAAFWASVCADLANRGVQDVFIVCCDGLKGLPDAVEATWPNSMVQTCIVHLIRAANRWVSYQDRKPVSSALREVYTAPNEDTARAALDAFEASELGRRYPQSVKVWRDAWERFVPFLQFPPAARRVLYTTNSIESLNAELRKATRNRGQFPNDTAALKTLWLMICNIEDKRAAQRAKKAKRATECNGYIEGAKATGWKQAINQLAVAYPDRFADYM is encoded by the coding sequence ATGACTACGGTGCCACCGAAGAAAGGCTATGACCCGTCGAGGGTCAACGCGATCAGCGAGAAGCTGATGGATAACCCCGAGCTCGCTAAGCTCATCGGGGAGCTCTCCACCTCCACCGATGACGCCAGCGAGCTGGTGAAGGGGCTTTTGCAGGCATCGATCAACGCTGGCCTGCAGGCGGAGATGGATGCCCATTTGGGCTACGAGCACTCCGACCGCAAAGCCAAAGCCCAGGTAGAGGATGTCGGTGGTGGTAACCACCGAAATGGGTCGTACACCAAGACCGTCGATTCCGGCTACGGCCCGTTAGAAGTGACCATGCCCAGGGATCGGGCAGGGACATTTCGGCCGCAGATGGTGCCCAAGGGTGCTCGCCGGCTCACCGAGCTCGATGACATGATCATCTCCCTGTACGCGGGTGGGATGACCGTGCGCGATATCCAGCATCACCTCGCCACCACCCTGGGTGTGGATATGAGCCCGGATACCATCAGCACGATCACCGACGCGGTGCTCAATGAGGTGATGATCTGGCAGAACCGCCAGCTAGATGAGTTCTACCCAGTGATCTTCCTCGACGCGCTACGCGTGAAAATCCGCGATGGCCACCGCGTGGTCAACAAGTCCTGCTACATGGCTGTCGGTGTGGACATGGACGGCATCAAACACATCCTGGGCTTGTGGATCGCCGATAACGAAGGCGCCGCATTCTGGGCTTCCGTGTGCGCTGACCTTGCTAACCGTGGAGTGCAGGACGTGTTCATCGTCTGCTGCGACGGACTCAAGGGCCTGCCTGATGCGGTCGAGGCAACCTGGCCGAATTCGATGGTGCAGACCTGTATCGTGCACCTGATCCGGGCGGCGAACCGGTGGGTGTCCTACCAAGACCGCAAACCCGTCTCCAGCGCACTGCGGGAGGTCTACACCGCACCCAACGAGGACACCGCCCGCGCCGCCCTGGACGCGTTCGAAGCATCTGAGCTTGGGCGGCGCTACCCCCAGTCGGTGAAGGTGTGGCGCGACGCGTGGGAGCGGTTCGTGCCGTTTCTGCAGTTCCCGCCGGCAGCCCGCCGGGTGCTCTACACCACGAACTCCATCGAGTCGCTCAACGCTGAGCTGCGCAAAGCCACCCGGAACCGGGGCCAGTTCCCGAACGATACTGCGGCGCTGAAGACGCTGTGGTTGATGATCTGCAACATCGAAGACAAGCGCGCCGCCCAGCGAGCGAAGAAGGCGAAGCGAGCAACGGAATGCAACGGCTATATTGAAGGAGCGAAAGCCACCGGCTGGAAACAAGCCATCAACCAACTAGCCGTGGCTTATCCCGACCGGTTCGCGGACTACATGTAA
- a CDS encoding HNH endonuclease, whose protein sequence is MPFKPKRPCSQPGCPELTETRFCPEHARAEDTRYRTYQRDPKINRRYDHRWRKIRAAYVEAHPLCEDCLARGRYTPVAEVHHVIPLDHGGTHDESNLRSLCKPCHSRQSALDGDRWRQAPRVYSY, encoded by the coding sequence ATGCCTTTCAAACCCAAGCGCCCGTGCTCCCAGCCCGGCTGCCCCGAGCTGACCGAGACGCGGTTCTGCCCCGAGCACGCCCGCGCCGAGGACACCCGCTACCGGACCTACCAGCGCGACCCGAAGATCAACCGACGCTACGACCACCGGTGGCGAAAGATCCGCGCGGCCTACGTCGAAGCCCACCCGTTGTGCGAGGACTGCCTGGCCCGTGGCCGGTACACGCCCGTGGCTGAGGTCCACCACGTGATCCCGCTCGACCACGGCGGCACCCACGACGAGTCGAACCTGCGCAGTCTGTGCAAGCCGTGCCACTCGCGCCAGTCCGCGCTCGATGGCGACCGGTGGCGGCAAGCCCCTCGGGTCTACAGCTACTAA
- a CDS encoding P27 family phage terminase small subunit, protein MAKDGTLRGGRRAGSGAKPTPAFEKITEGKDARVLHIASLDPPDLEAGGDLEGSVMPEPSAYLAAVQRDGNPLGADVIYRDTWNWLKERGCEKLVAPRLIEAYAQNFARFIQCEEAISDFGLLGKHPTTGAAIASPFVAMSQSFSKQANTLWYEIFDVVKANSLVDYSGPTPADNVMERLLQARS, encoded by the coding sequence ATGGCGAAAGACGGAACACTGCGCGGCGGACGCAGAGCAGGCTCAGGTGCGAAGCCCACACCTGCGTTTGAGAAGATCACCGAAGGCAAAGACGCACGCGTCCTCCACATCGCGTCGCTCGACCCACCAGATCTGGAAGCGGGCGGGGATCTTGAAGGTAGCGTAATGCCAGAACCTTCGGCTTATTTGGCGGCTGTGCAGCGTGATGGTAACCCTTTGGGTGCTGACGTAATCTACCGCGATACCTGGAACTGGCTCAAGGAGCGCGGCTGCGAAAAACTCGTAGCTCCACGGTTGATTGAGGCTTATGCGCAGAATTTTGCTCGGTTCATTCAATGCGAAGAAGCAATCTCCGATTTTGGCCTGTTGGGTAAGCATCCGACCACGGGGGCGGCTATCGCGTCCCCATTCGTGGCCATGTCTCAGTCGTTTAGCAAGCAGGCGAATACGCTCTGGTACGAGATTTTCGATGTGGTCAAAGCCAACTCGCTGGTGGACTACTCGGGGCCGACTCCTGCGGATAACGTGATGGAACGGCTACTTCAGGCACGCTCATAG
- a CDS encoding MFS transporter, with product MPDPRSNKPTQSSIDPGAQANLVVGIVFLAFMGQMILNPIIAPLSRQMGLREWHIGATISLAAIVLASLSAYWGRASQRVGAKRVLAAGLVIAIIALSAFGIVSYLGMNQVVGGVGLVFGVVITRGLLYGGGISAIAPTAQAHLVTHAASENGRVKALGMIGAAQGMASIVGGVTGGVLAAAGGLLLPLVVMPVVMVIGLVVLLVSFAPQSQGQLFAKPQRIRFTDPRVAPWLATGLVMFLVFSSVATIFGFTVQDRFALSATATAGISAIYLTIMGVTMIIAQAVIAPKTGWGAAKLLRTGLTITLVATVLIWPTSSHALLVVGCIVLGVGMGLAMPGYNTGPTLKMSADEQGAVAGIINANNGLAYAIAPLASTALYGWNPLAPFAVCIALIAVVVIYAHTAPALRQ from the coding sequence ATGCCTGACCCTCGTAGTAATAAGCCGACACAGAGTTCTATTGATCCAGGAGCGCAAGCGAACCTGGTAGTGGGAATCGTTTTTCTCGCCTTTATGGGGCAAATGATTCTCAATCCGATCATCGCGCCACTGTCACGACAGATGGGATTGCGGGAATGGCATATTGGCGCCACTATCTCTTTGGCAGCGATTGTACTAGCGAGCTTGAGTGCTTATTGGGGGCGAGCTTCCCAACGTGTCGGCGCTAAACGTGTACTCGCTGCCGGGCTTGTGATCGCGATCATCGCTTTGAGCGCCTTCGGTATTGTCTCCTACCTGGGGATGAACCAGGTAGTTGGCGGTGTCGGACTAGTTTTTGGTGTTGTGATCACTCGTGGTTTGCTCTATGGCGGAGGGATTTCAGCGATCGCCCCGACCGCGCAAGCCCACCTGGTCACGCATGCTGCCAGCGAGAACGGGCGGGTAAAAGCACTGGGCATGATTGGAGCGGCTCAAGGGATGGCCTCCATTGTTGGAGGTGTTACTGGAGGTGTGTTAGCCGCTGCTGGTGGCCTGCTCTTGCCCTTGGTGGTCATGCCCGTTGTGATGGTGATTGGTCTGGTTGTTCTCTTGGTGAGTTTCGCACCTCAAAGCCAAGGGCAACTTTTTGCAAAGCCTCAACGGATTCGCTTCACTGATCCGCGTGTAGCTCCCTGGCTAGCAACTGGTCTGGTGATGTTTCTTGTGTTTTCTTCTGTTGCTACGATTTTTGGATTCACTGTTCAAGACCGCTTCGCCCTGTCGGCAACTGCGACCGCAGGTATTTCCGCGATTTACCTGACCATCATGGGCGTGACCATGATCATTGCCCAAGCGGTGATTGCTCCAAAGACAGGGTGGGGAGCAGCGAAGCTTTTACGTACTGGCCTGACCATTACACTAGTTGCAACTGTGCTCATTTGGCCTACCTCCTCGCACGCTTTACTGGTTGTCGGGTGTATCGTGCTGGGGGTAGGTATGGGACTGGCGATGCCCGGGTACAACACTGGCCCAACGTTGAAGATGAGTGCAGATGAGCAAGGCGCAGTGGCTGGCATCATTAACGCTAATAATGGGTTGGCGTACGCGATTGCCCCGCTGGCTTCGACCGCCCTTTACGGGTGGAACCCGCTGGCACCCTTCGCCGTCTGTATCGCCTTGATTGCAGTGGTCGTCATCTACGCCCACACCGCACCCGCACTACGCCAATAA
- a CDS encoding TetR/AcrR family transcriptional regulator, giving the protein MNTVLTGRRAGLSRELIVKQAVQLSAISGVEGWSVRDIARELGVVPSVIYHYFPNKEAICDAVVDRVCVGIEVPDPDLEWKAWFRAMAHNLRPALLAYPGITDRFARGKFTEQFLPMIDGAWAKLQEAGFGDNSPVAYTIIANSIIHTIGARNLRASNQIQPHHNLHEMLVRLEPMMAQSVGLTSIVNSYLEPLSHLDEEEAMSEEYYDLVIDVILDGIEHTLLP; this is encoded by the coding sequence ATGAACACTGTGCTAACGGGGCGAAGGGCTGGGCTATCACGCGAGCTGATTGTCAAACAAGCTGTACAGTTAAGCGCGATCAGTGGCGTTGAGGGATGGTCAGTACGGGACATTGCCCGTGAACTGGGCGTGGTTCCCTCAGTGATTTATCATTATTTTCCAAACAAGGAAGCCATTTGTGATGCTGTTGTAGACCGGGTATGTGTCGGGATTGAAGTTCCCGACCCGGACCTTGAATGGAAAGCCTGGTTTCGAGCTATGGCTCACAATCTACGCCCCGCATTGTTAGCATATCCAGGGATTACCGACAGGTTCGCGCGGGGCAAGTTCACTGAACAGTTTTTGCCGATGATCGATGGAGCCTGGGCCAAACTACAAGAAGCTGGGTTTGGTGACAATTCGCCTGTGGCCTACACAATTATCGCGAACTCGATCATCCACACGATCGGAGCGAGAAACCTGCGCGCATCCAATCAAATCCAACCTCACCACAACCTGCACGAAATGCTTGTCAGGCTTGAGCCTATGATGGCTCAATCTGTTGGACTGACCAGTATTGTCAACTCTTACCTGGAGCCTCTCTCACACCTTGATGAAGAAGAAGCGATGTCCGAGGAATACTACGACCTCGTCATCGATGTGATCCTAGACGGCATCGAACACACCCTGCTGCCTTAA